GCATAAACTTGTCCTCTGGTGTGTTGTGATATGCTCTGCTTGGCGTTTTTATTTCAACCAACTTATTTCTATCTATTAAATCAATTATTTTCCCACCATCAACCATATTTCGGGCTAGTCTATTTAAGTGCCAAGTTAGAATTGCGTTAGCCTCTCCAGCCTCTAGTTTGTTAATCATCACTTCAAACAGTTCACGACCTTTTTCGTGTGCTGATTTTGATTCTTGAAGTACTTCTATAATGTTTAAATTGTACCTAGTTTTTACGCCTTCAATTATAAAAACTTGGTCATCTAGGCTTGCCACCTGTCTGTCTCTGTTATCCTCCGAACTCTTACGGACATAGCCTATGTATTTAAGATTGCTTAGCTGATTTTCTTCCATATTTTAAAATTCAAAAGGCCATCCAAGTTGTACTCAATCAGAATCGCTTCAGATTGTCTTAGATGGCCATTAAAATAGCGATTCCTAAAGATTGAGTACCCTTTAATTTTGTATCTGATTGTTTATGTTGTCAATAGTCTTTGAGTAAGGCAAATTTTGTCCATATACGGCTTTTACTAGACCAATAAGGCTAGAGCTATAACCTAAAGCTTGTTCATCTGTTAGTGAAACTCCAAATTCTTTAAAATAGAGTTTCTTAAATTCTTCTAAGGCTTCGGATTGTAATGTCATTCCTCCTCCCTAAAGGCTTCAAAAGCCTGAAACAATTCTTGTTTGTTGTTATAAATTCCTTCATTTTTAAGACCATCGCTATAAGTAAATTTCAAGTACACAGAAATATCGTTATTTTGGAATTTTATCGTGCGTAAGTTATTTAAAAAACGTCTGGAAAGATGAGTGGAGCACTTATCCATCGTTTTGTTATTTTTAGTTACTTTGTAAAAATAATTCATATCTGCATTTTCTTTTTAAGTTCTGCTATTTTCTTACCAAGTTCATCTCCACTCATAATTTTTGTTAGTTCTTGTGTTTCATTATCAGATTTCTTAATCTCAATATTATTTTTATATTTACTTTGATATTTAGTGGGTTCACTACTGACCCAAACCTTGGGTTTATCTGTAGTCCAAGTTGGGCTTCTAAGTGACCCAGATAGCCTCAATTTCCTTCGTTCTCTTTGTTTGCTCTTGTTGGTTAGGAGATAACCCATCGAAGTTGCCTCATCAATTGCTTTACTGGCTGTATTTTTGCCGATACCCAAGTCACCAGCCATCTTTCTTTCTGAAACACACCACCCTTCGTCATCTGAGCGATAAAGAAACAGATTAAAGATAACCGCCTTTGTATTTGTCGAGATACTAGGATTTCTCCAAAGACCTTTCCAATTTTTGAAAAATAATTTCCACTTTTCTTTTTGTTTAATATCTATTTCTTTCATATTTATTTTTATCCTTCATCTCGAAAACCCTATCTCTGTAGGTTTCAACAGCGTCTAATAAGTCTTTTGGTTGAACAGGTGGGGCAGTTTTACTTATAAATGCGTTTGCTAGACTTATACATTTGTCTTCAGGAGAGAATTGGAAGTAAAGTGTGTATCCTTCTTCAGATGTACCCAAGAAAGATACCTCTGACTGTGTCAGAAGAAATGGAGCAATTTGTTTATCCTTTGTCTTATAGATATTATTCATAATTCATATTTAAAGCACAAAAAAAGACAGGGGTTTATATTTCCCTCTGTCTGTACGTTGTCGCTTAGACTATCGGTAGGTAGTGCTCAAATCTTTACCTAAACTATCTTATTCCTAACAGAACCCTTTAGTTGAATCAAGTGTCTAAAACTATATCAATCTATATCAATTGAATTTTGATATTGTGGCTAATTATTTTAATTTCCTATTTGACCAACTTTATTAAAATTACATTATTTTTATTTTATTTTCTTTGAGGCTGGTTAGGTTCAATCATTTACCATCGTACGTCCTCTGGTAGATTTGGGTACATATCTTGTGTAGATTTTTCTGTACAAACCAGTTCTAGCTTATCATCAACTATTTTGTAATATTCCCTTGTTTGCTCCGCATATACTGGCTCTAAGACTAAGTAGCTACCTTCATTAAGCAAAATGTAGCTAGGATTAGCTGGTCTATAAGCGATAACCTTCCCAGTTTCTACATTTGTGACAGCGAATGACGCACAGTCAGTGCCACAGCCCAAAATGGCCAAGCTGTAACGCTCAGCAAAGTTTACCCCCCTTTCTGCTGTTTCTGTAATTCTTGTATAATGCCTCTTTGCCTCTGGGAGGTCTGAAAAATCAATAGGTTTGGGAACGCCATTATATTCGTCAACATCACTATTAGAGGCTTCTAATTCTTTTTGGCAAGTACTTTGAATATCTTGGATTGTGTCTTGGCTCTCTCCCTTATCCTTAACTGACCAAAACAAATAGATAGCTAAAAGAATATATGGAACTAACAGAATGTAAAAAAGGAGTTTGTAAATATTAAATTTATTCACTTTGTATATTTAAAACCATAAAGTACCCAACTACAGTAATTATAAGGTTTTTCAAGGCCAGATGGTTTAAACCAAAACGTGCTTTTGGCTTTTTCTTTTTCCACTTCACTATAGAAATTTTTACAACGAGAAATCTCTTGCTGTCTAAGTATCAAAAATAAAGTAATTAATAAACCAAAAATTAAAATCTTTAGTAATGACTTTTGAAATTTGGTCATAACTTATGGTAACTCCTTGTTACTCCATTTTCAAGTTTACTTACGAGGCTAAATAGTAACAATGTGTGGGTTTAGTTTGAATCTACTTCTTGATAACTTCATTTAATGATAACCAAGAAAGATTTGAAATTAGCCAAAACTATTAAGAAATATAGAAAAATAGCAGATTTAACCCAACAAGAATTGGGAGATAAGGTTGGGGTTACACAAAAATATATCCAATATCTAGAGTCTGCAAACAGAACACCAAGCCTAAAAGTGTTACGCAAAATTGCCCAATCACTAAATATAAAATCCTCAGATTTGAACCTTCTTTAAAATACATCCTATAATCTTGACAAATGGCTATTTCAGTGATATAGTGTTTTTAGAAATTTAGAGAAATCACAGGTTCATTTGCACCTAGCCATTTCTCTTTTTTTATTTAGTATCTTGTACTTTAAAATTGCGAAAAGTTGATTCTCTTTTGAACCTTGAGTGGGTAGCTCCTTGGGTATTAGTTTAATTACTCGTACCTAAAGAGCTAACCCATTCGGGATAGTGAACTAAAAAATCATTAATTCAAAGGAGATATGAAATGACACAACAGAAACCCCGTAAGGAAGATGGTCTCGACCTGTTTATGCGTGCACTTGGCACCAACGACGGCGGACGCGCGATTATGGACCAAGAATTGGCTGGCCAGCAATCGTTCGTTTCAAGCACCACCCTTCCGACCGACCTGCGCGGAAAAGAAATTCTCGAGGCCGCTGGCGTCAAGTTCCTCGGAGTCGTCGATGACGATGACATTTTCCAGTACGTGGAACTGCCAGAGGGATGGAAGAAGGTTCCGACAGACCATTCTATGTGGTCAAATCTCGTTGATGGCGCTGGTCGCATCTGGGCAAATTTTCTATAAGGCCGCCTTTTACGACCGCAGTGCTCACGCAAGTGCCAGCAAGCCCGAAAACGAATAGGTCAACACCCGCAATAAAGAAATACAAGATTAGCCCGACGCTGACTATAAAGGAGGATTTTCTCTCTTTTAAAAATCAATAGTGTCGGGCTTTTCTTTGCCTAAAATTATTTTTTAAAATTTTTGAATTAATGAATGTGAATCTATATCAAAAGTAATCGACAATACATAATACATAAAGTTTCTTGAGTTCTATACCCCCCTTTGTTACGGAAAATTTGTGCACGAAGTGATAAAATATGGAAAGAAATCAATAACAATGACGTCGGATATTAAAAATAAAGTTTTGCCAGCCTATAAGGAGTTAAAAGGCCTTCTTGCACAAGCTCCTCAAACTGAGAAAATACCAAATATCCATCAACCTGAGTTGTGGAACAGAACAAACAGTTTAATCACAGAGCTTGTTCAAATAACAGACAATAATAGATTTGACGAATATAAATTAAACACTAAATTTGGATATAATCACGAGCCGTATGTCCCAACTGATACATACAGAGGTATGTTAAATGCTTTGATTATGAGATTACAGGGAGAATATTCACTTGAACCGCAAGACCCTTTTGGAGGTAGTCCATCTACGATATTAAACCAAACTCAAACTCAAAATACTAATGTTCAAATTCTTGTACAACTTGGTATGGATTTACAACAAGCTATGAGTAAGACAGAGAATGATAATGAAAAATCATTTATTGAAAAGATTAAAGAAAAAATCGGAGAGATAAAAAGCTATGTTGAGTTTGCTAATTTAATTGTTTCTCTAGCAATTCAGTCTGGAATAACACTTGAGAGATTAAAAACACTATTTTCTTAAGCCCATTACCTTAAGTCAGGTATGAATATAGGCTCAGATAGGCCTAAAAAGTAATTTCTGATTAACTCCCAGCCCCGCAACCAAATAACATATAATTAACCCATGTGGTTTGTATACATTCTTTTGTGTGAAGATAACAGTTTGTATACTGGGTATTCAAATAACCCCCAAAAAAGGTTTTTAGACCATAAAAGAGGTAAAGGTGGTCATTATACTAGATCTCATAAGCCAATTAAACAAATCTATTTAGAGAAGTTATTTACAAAGTCTGAAGCATTAAAAAGAGAATCAGAAATTAAAAGTTGGGGTAGATCTGAAAAAATTAAAAATCTAAAATTAAAAGTTTAATCTTAAATGGCAGATTTTCCGTTTTTAAGTTAAACTATATTTATATCTATGAAAAAGAGAGTATTGTCAGGAATTAGGGCAACAGGCAGGCTACATCTAGGAAACTATTTGGGGGCTGTAAAAGGTATGCTTGAATTACAAGATAGAAGCGACCTTGAAACTTTGTATATGGTGGCTGATCTTCATACCCTAACCACCCCATACGATAAAGAAACACTAAAAGAATCTACTAAGAATATTGTTCTAGATTATCTCTCTGCTGGTTTGGATCCTGAAAAAACTACTCTGTTCGTCCAATCTTACGTTCCAGAACATACAGAACTATTTTACTTATTATCAACTGTCGTAAGTCTTGCTAGGATGCAACACTTACCTACCTATAAAGATAAAATTAAACAACATCCAAATGCCTCAACTGTTGCACTTCTAAATTATCCTGTTTTGATGGCTTCTGATATTTTGATTTACAATGCTTCACTTGTTCCTGTTGGCATTGATCAAGAACCACACCTTGAAGTTACAAGAGAAATTGCAAGAAAAATGAATGATATATATGGAACAAGATTTCCTGAGCCTATTCGTTTTGCAACAAAAGGTGAGTATGTGCCATCACTCTCAGGTGAAGGAAAAATGAGTAAGTCAGTAGAAGGTAGTTATATTAACTTAAGTGATGACATAAAAACTATCCAAAAAAGATTAGCAGGAGCTCCAACCGATTCAGGAAAAGGAGAAGTCCTACCAACAGTTGGGGGAGTAGCCAACTTACTGAAGTTTGTAGAACTTTTTGAAGGAATTGAAAAAAGAAAAATGTATGAAGAAAAATACACAAGCGATGGAATTAGATATGGTGATTTAAAGAAGGAGTTGGCAGATGCAATTTACAAAGAATTAAAACCGATTCAAGAAAAAAGGAAAGAGTTAGAACATAAAACAACTTATGTTAATGATGTAATTAAAAATGGAGCAGAAAAAGCAAGACAGATTGCGAGTGAAACAGTTTTGGAAGTGAAAGAAAAGATGGGACTTGACTAAGTTGTACATTTTGTACATAATATACTTATTATGAATATTTATCCTAAGGCATTTAGCGCTACTGAGCTCAAAACCAATCCTTCTGAGATTTTAAACCTTGCTGTCTACGGAGGATATGAAGTGATGATAGAAAA
This bacterium DNA region includes the following protein-coding sequences:
- a CDS encoding GIY-YIG nuclease family protein, whose translation is MWFVYILLCEDNSLYTGYSNNPQKRFLDHKRGKGGHYTRSHKPIKQIYLEKLFTKSEALKRESEIKSWGRSEKIKNLKLKV
- the trpS gene encoding tryptophan--tRNA ligase, producing the protein MKKRVLSGIRATGRLHLGNYLGAVKGMLELQDRSDLETLYMVADLHTLTTPYDKETLKESTKNIVLDYLSAGLDPEKTTLFVQSYVPEHTELFYLLSTVVSLARMQHLPTYKDKIKQHPNASTVALLNYPVLMASDILIYNASLVPVGIDQEPHLEVTREIARKMNDIYGTRFPEPIRFATKGEYVPSLSGEGKMSKSVEGSYINLSDDIKTIQKRLAGAPTDSGKGEVLPTVGGVANLLKFVELFEGIEKRKMYEEKYTSDGIRYGDLKKELADAIYKELKPIQEKRKELEHKTTYVNDVIKNGAEKARQIASETVLEVKEKMGLD
- a CDS encoding helix-turn-helix transcriptional regulator yields the protein MITKKDLKLAKTIKKYRKIADLTQQELGDKVGVTQKYIQYLESANRTPSLKVLRKIAQSLNIKSSDLNLL